Proteins encoded in a region of the Candidatus Zixiibacteriota bacterium genome:
- a CDS encoding spore germination protein GerW family protein, protein MANNITELLQGIVGELRTIARSETVVGQPVSVGGRTVIPITRITVGFGVGGGEGSQTDKATGFGGGGGGGAMVEPAVFLVLEPDKVSVLPAKKKGSFDALLDAAPEVVELIKKWTAKKDGGESPKDSTTKS, encoded by the coding sequence ATGGCGAACAACATTACGGAACTGTTACAGGGTATTGTCGGTGAACTGCGCACGATTGCGCGGTCGGAGACCGTGGTCGGCCAGCCGGTCAGTGTCGGCGGGCGGACGGTCATCCCCATCACGCGCATCACGGTCGGCTTCGGTGTCGGCGGCGGCGAAGGCAGCCAGACCGACAAAGCCACCGGATTCGGCGGTGGTGGCGGCGGCGGCGCGATGGTCGAGCCGGCAGTCTTCTTAGTGTTGGAACCCGACAAAGTCTCCGTCCTACCCGCGAAGAAGAAGGGCTCCTTCGACGCGCTCCTCGATGCTGCGCCGGAGGTGGTCGAACTGATCAAGAAGTGGACGGCGAAGAAGGACGGCGGGGAATCGCCCAAAGACAGTACCACGAAGTCGTGA
- a CDS encoding DUF2953 domain-containing protein produces MTLLGCMLLAFAAVMAVAVLSPVRLRFTTIGGVRVAVSWFGLTVTVIGGQRIVSILGWQVSSTPIGAVREKGARPKKPGLKKPVRTLSQRIESARQNRPVLLKITRVALRLAGRLLRAWRLERGRIAMAVGTGDPATTGMAIGYLYAARGMILRRWPQLEWELRGTFDRATFHGEADLVWRVIPLTPLIHVARAVATLPWRGIWRMRRTRTT; encoded by the coding sequence ATGACTCTATTGGGATGCATGCTGCTCGCGTTTGCAGCCGTGATGGCGGTCGCGGTACTTTCCCCCGTACGGCTGCGGTTCACGACGATTGGCGGTGTGCGGGTGGCGGTATCGTGGTTCGGTCTGACGGTGACGGTTATCGGTGGACAGAGGATTGTGTCCATCCTCGGATGGCAGGTCTCCAGCACCCCGATTGGGGCCGTACGCGAAAAAGGGGCTCGCCCGAAGAAGCCGGGACTCAAGAAACCCGTTCGGACGCTGTCTCAACGAATCGAATCGGCGCGGCAGAATCGTCCGGTTCTCTTGAAAATTACACGCGTCGCCTTGCGGTTGGCCGGACGGCTGCTGCGGGCATGGCGGCTGGAGCGGGGGCGCATCGCCATGGCGGTCGGAACCGGTGATCCGGCAACGACCGGGATGGCCATCGGGTATCTGTACGCGGCGCGCGGCATGATTCTGCGGCGCTGGCCGCAGTTAGAATGGGAACTTCGGGGCACTTTTGACCGTGCCACATTTCATGGAGAGGCCGACTTGGTCTGGCGGGTCATTCCGCTCACACCGCTCATCCATGTCGCCCGTGCCGTGGCCACACTGCCATGGCGCGGCATTTGGCGGATGAGGCGGACCAGGACGACCTGA
- a CDS encoding amino acid--tRNA ligase-related protein: MNKNQIYDRVLKALWQWTIEKDYQFRPTPRIVTATGACENVDTLWEVTAESVPGTYFFAQTGQLYLEMGLAEVPRAFTVGSSGRAEAEIDSRHLREFTLFEVEGRGGFEDLVATIQSLFGAIDKVSASWGADPIASRLKLISYSEALEILGLGSSHWGEDFSHAQELKLCQGGPVLLTHHPDPQPTHGPAPKLEKFFNMKPAPSHNGDRPTVQSCDLLLPISGESLGGAVRIHQSEVLRTRLQRSGMFATLTRRGLGLAQFSDYLGHMSEHGHTIGEHYGFGVGIDRVVQYLMSASDIRDAAGFLVGMDADMAADSAEFVPAAVESAEPAYADA, from the coding sequence GTGAACAAGAATCAGATTTACGACCGCGTCCTCAAGGCGCTGTGGCAGTGGACCATCGAGAAGGACTATCAGTTCCGTCCCACGCCGCGCATCGTCACCGCCACCGGCGCCTGCGAGAATGTCGACACGCTCTGGGAGGTGACCGCCGAGAGCGTTCCGGGCACTTACTTTTTCGCGCAGACCGGGCAGCTCTATCTCGAAATGGGTCTGGCGGAAGTGCCGCGCGCGTTTACCGTCGGTTCCTCGGGGCGCGCCGAAGCGGAGATTGACTCGCGCCACCTGCGAGAGTTCACGCTCTTCGAAGTCGAAGGACGCGGCGGGTTCGAAGATCTGGTCGCCACGATCCAGTCGCTCTTCGGCGCGATCGACAAAGTCTCGGCGTCGTGGGGAGCCGATCCGATCGCCTCGCGTCTGAAACTCATCAGTTACAGCGAGGCGCTGGAGATTCTCGGCTTGGGCAGCAGCCACTGGGGCGAAGACTTTTCGCACGCGCAGGAACTCAAGCTGTGCCAGGGTGGCCCGGTGCTCCTGACGCATCATCCCGATCCGCAGCCGACACACGGTCCGGCGCCGAAACTGGAGAAATTCTTCAACATGAAGCCCGCGCCGTCGCACAACGGCGATCGTCCCACCGTGCAGTCGTGCGATCTGCTCTTGCCGATTTCCGGCGAGTCCCTGGGCGGCGCGGTTCGCATCCACCAAAGCGAGGTCCTGCGAACCCGTCTGCAGCGATCCGGCATGTTCGCCACACTGACACGCCGCGGGCTGGGACTGGCGCAGTTTTCCGACTATCTCGGCCACATGTCCGAGCATGGCCACACCATCGGCGAGCACTACGGATTCGGGGTCGGGATTGATCGCGTCGTGCAGTATCTGATGAGCGCATCGGACATTCGTGACGCCGCTGGATTCCTTGTCGGAATGGATGCCGACATGGCCGCCGATTCGGCGGAGTTTGTCCCGGCCGCCGTTGAGTCGGCCGAACCGGCTTATGCCGACGCATAA
- the mscL gene encoding large conductance mechanosensitive channel protein MscL translates to MINEFKKFAMRGNVLDMAVGIIIGAAFGKIVSSFVSDVLMPPIGRLMGNVDFSNLFITLSSGSYESLEAAKTAGAATLNYGIFINTIIDFLIVAFAVFLLVRAVNRLKQKEEAPAAPTTKDCPECLSKIPIKAKRCAQCTVVLATAG, encoded by the coding sequence ATGATCAATGAATTCAAGAAGTTCGCCATGCGCGGAAACGTTCTCGACATGGCGGTCGGCATCATCATCGGGGCCGCGTTCGGGAAGATCGTCTCGTCGTTTGTATCCGACGTGCTGATGCCGCCGATCGGCCGTCTGATGGGCAATGTCGACTTCAGCAATCTGTTCATCACCCTCTCCAGCGGCAGCTATGAGTCGCTGGAGGCCGCCAAAACCGCGGGTGCGGCGACGCTTAATTACGGAATCTTCATCAACACGATCATCGATTTCCTGATCGTCGCGTTTGCCGTGTTTCTTCTCGTGCGCGCCGTCAACCGACTCAAGCAGAAGGAAGAGGCGCCGGCCGCGCCGACGACGAAGGACTGCCCCGAATGCCTGTCGAAGATTCCGATCAAAGCGAAGCGCTGCGCGCAATGCACAGTCGTTCTGGCGACCGCCGGCTGA
- the lpdA gene encoding dihydrolipoyl dehydrogenase — MEFDVCVIGAGPGGYVAAIRAAQLGLKTAIIERAKAGGICTSWGCIPSKTLLHGAGILTAIRHASEFGISVAEPKVDLNKLRAKKDDVIKRLVGGVELLLKKNGVEWISGEAQFESRSRVTVKHADGKSSSINAKNFIIATGARPVELPHLRPNGKTIITYFEALEVEDVPKEFVVIGGGAIGLEMAEVYAALGSKVTVVEMMPQVLPGFDSDLTRGAADALKKSGVTVLTGTKVSAAAQEKSGRWKLTLEMSAGKTSDPLIADKVLVAVGLRPNSDNLNLKAPGVATDPRGYISTDEQMRTSIPNILAIGDVTGRLLLAHKASREGHVAAEVCAGHNAAMDYRSVPGTVFLHPEIATVGLSEHEAKEQGYEVAIGKFPLTALGRAVATGAMTGFVKTVADKATDRLLGVHIVAPTAGDLIAEGALALSMDATAEDLATTIHVHPTFSEALMESAAAARGEAVHMVKL; from the coding sequence ATGGAATTTGACGTTTGCGTGATCGGCGCCGGGCCGGGCGGATATGTCGCCGCGATTCGCGCCGCGCAACTGGGACTGAAGACCGCCATCATCGAACGCGCCAAAGCGGGCGGCATCTGCACCTCGTGGGGGTGTATCCCGTCGAAGACCCTGCTGCACGGCGCGGGCATACTCACCGCGATCCGTCACGCGTCGGAGTTCGGCATCAGCGTCGCCGAGCCGAAAGTCGACCTCAATAAGCTGCGCGCCAAAAAAGATGACGTGATCAAACGGCTGGTCGGCGGCGTCGAACTGCTGCTGAAGAAAAACGGCGTCGAGTGGATATCCGGGGAAGCACAATTCGAGTCGCGATCGCGTGTGACGGTCAAACACGCCGATGGCAAGTCGTCGTCGATCAACGCAAAGAATTTCATCATCGCCACCGGCGCGCGCCCGGTCGAACTGCCGCATTTGAGGCCGAACGGCAAGACGATCATCACGTATTTCGAGGCGCTCGAAGTCGAGGATGTGCCGAAAGAGTTTGTCGTCATCGGCGGCGGCGCGATCGGTCTGGAAATGGCCGAGGTCTATGCCGCGCTCGGATCGAAGGTCACCGTCGTCGAGATGATGCCGCAGGTGCTGCCGGGATTCGACTCCGACCTGACGCGCGGCGCGGCCGATGCGCTCAAGAAGTCGGGGGTCACGGTTCTCACCGGCACGAAAGTATCCGCCGCAGCGCAGGAAAAGTCGGGCCGCTGGAAACTGACGCTCGAGATGTCTGCGGGGAAAACGTCCGATCCATTGATTGCGGATAAAGTACTGGTCGCAGTCGGTCTGCGCCCCAATTCCGACAATCTGAATCTTAAGGCGCCCGGCGTGGCGACCGATCCGCGCGGCTACATCTCTACCGACGAACAGATGCGCACCAGCATCCCCAATATTCTCGCCATCGGCGATGTCACCGGACGCCTATTGTTGGCGCACAAGGCCTCGCGCGAGGGGCATGTCGCCGCCGAGGTCTGCGCCGGGCACAATGCCGCGATGGATTATCGCAGTGTGCCGGGCACGGTCTTCTTGCATCCGGAAATCGCGACTGTCGGTCTCTCCGAGCACGAGGCGAAAGAACAGGGGTATGAGGTCGCCATCGGCAAGTTCCCGCTGACCGCGCTCGGACGTGCAGTCGCGACCGGGGCGATGACCGGATTTGTCAAAACAGTCGCCGACAAAGCAACCGACCGCCTCTTAGGCGTGCACATCGTCGCGCCGACCGCGGGCGATCTGATCGCCGAGGGCGCATTGGCTCTCTCGATGGATGCCACCGCCGAGGATTTGGCGACCACGATCCATGTCCACCCGACCTTCTCCGAAGCGCTGATGGAATCAGCGGCCGCCGCCCGCGGCGAAGCGGTGCATATGGTGAAACTGTAG
- a CDS encoding nucleotidyltransferase family protein — protein sequence MGIDDLIKDKREQILRIAAKHGATNVRVFGSFARGEAGPDSDVDFLIDLEPGRSLLDMSGLLIDLQDLLGRKVDLGTDRSLRPRIKERVLHEARPI from the coding sequence ATGGGCATCGACGATCTAATCAAAGACAAGCGCGAGCAAATTCTGCGCATCGCCGCCAAGCATGGCGCGACCAATGTGCGCGTATTCGGCTCCTTCGCGCGCGGCGAAGCCGGACCCGACAGCGATGTAGATTTTCTGATCGATCTCGAACCGGGACGCAGCCTGCTGGACATGAGCGGTCTGCTGATTGACTTGCAGGACCTGCTTGGCAGGAAAGTCGATCTCGGCACGGATCGCAGTCTGCGCCCGCGCATCAAAGAGAGAGTTCTGCACGAGGCACGCCCTATATGA
- a CDS encoding HepT-like ribonuclease domain-containing protein encodes MRRDRDRLQDIIEAIEAIEKYTARGKDNALGDELVNVWIVHHLQTIGEAARLLSPELKEQRPDIPWSKVVGMRNLLVHEYFMVDTEAVWMAVERDLPSLKGAVTSLLSELP; translated from the coding sequence ATGAGAAGGGACCGTGACCGGCTACAGGATATCATAGAGGCGATCGAAGCCATCGAAAAATATACCGCACGCGGGAAGGACAACGCACTTGGTGATGAGCTGGTCAACGTCTGGATAGTTCATCACCTTCAGACAATCGGGGAAGCGGCTCGTCTGTTGTCACCGGAGCTGAAGGAACAGCGTCCCGATATACCGTGGTCCAAAGTCGTGGGAATGCGCAATCTTCTGGTCCATGAATACTTCATGGTCGACACCGAGGCGGTCTGGATGGCTGTCGAGCGGGATCTTCCGTCGCTCAAGGGGGCAGTGACAAGTCTATTGAGCGAATTGCCCTGA
- a CDS encoding alpha/beta hydrolase yields the protein MDGPSLVPAGAGMCERPVVLLLHGGMGYDHTYFKPDFRRLTDVAQIVYLDFRGMGRSAEADPESWDYELLADDLRAFCNALGIVKPIVFGHSMAGPVAMLFAGHYPDHPGGLILQSCMARFDLDRVVAGFRRIAGDEVAAIARRFYRGDSSVTMQEWSRCRTAFGPWSPDEQVRARIQLHPELAAVGMIRLCTLNITDQLGKISCPTLVCVGDRDPVTQPDDAREIADALTCSDKRLRVLQGGGHFLWKDVPDSYWPLIQGFVVEANPTKK from the coding sequence GTGGACGGGCCGTCACTGGTTCCGGCGGGCGCCGGGATGTGCGAGCGCCCCGTGGTGTTGTTGTTGCATGGGGGGATGGGATACGATCACACCTACTTCAAGCCCGATTTCCGCCGTTTGACAGATGTTGCGCAGATTGTTTATCTCGATTTCCGCGGAATGGGCCGTTCGGCCGAGGCCGACCCTGAGTCCTGGGATTACGAGCTGCTTGCCGATGATCTCCGCGCGTTCTGCAATGCGCTTGGAATCGTCAAACCTATCGTCTTTGGCCACTCGATGGCGGGCCCGGTGGCCATGCTGTTTGCCGGCCACTATCCCGATCATCCCGGTGGTCTGATTCTGCAATCGTGCATGGCACGATTTGATCTCGATCGTGTAGTAGCCGGCTTTCGACGGATTGCCGGAGATGAGGTCGCTGCGATCGCCAGACGTTTCTATCGCGGCGATTCATCGGTGACGATGCAGGAGTGGTCGCGCTGTCGAACGGCATTTGGGCCGTGGTCACCCGACGAACAGGTTCGCGCGAGAATTCAATTGCATCCTGAGCTGGCTGCCGTCGGAATGATCCGACTCTGCACGTTGAATATCACCGATCAACTCGGGAAGATTTCCTGCCCGACGTTGGTGTGTGTCGGAGATCGCGACCCGGTCACACAACCGGACGACGCTCGGGAAATTGCCGACGCCCTCACCTGCAGTGACAAGCGACTACGGGTGCTTCAAGGCGGCGGGCACTTTCTCTGGAAGGATGTGCCGGATTCTTACTGGCCGTTGATCCAGGGGTTTGTTGTAGAAGCGAACCCGACGAAGAAATGA
- the pdxS gene encoding pyridoxal 5'-phosphate synthase lyase subunit PdxS, with the protein MNADDKRKIKIGLAEMLKGGVIMDVTNAEQARIAEDAGACAVMALERVPADIRAEGGVARMADPAKIEEIKEAVTIPVMAKCRIGHFAEAQILEALEVDFIDESEVLTPADESHHIAKDQFRIPFVCGCRDLGEALRRIGEGAALLRTKGEAGTGNIVEAVRHMRAVQDGIRRLTVLPKEELMTEAKNLGAPYDLVCWVAEHGRIPVPNFAAGGIATPADASLMMQLGAESVFVGSGIFKSSDPSPRARAIVLATTHYNDPMRLAEVSKHLGDPMRGIEIASIPEEQLLQVR; encoded by the coding sequence ATGAACGCTGATGACAAACGCAAAATAAAGATCGGACTGGCGGAGATGCTTAAGGGCGGGGTGATCATGGATGTCACCAACGCCGAGCAGGCGCGCATCGCCGAGGACGCGGGGGCCTGCGCCGTGATGGCATTGGAACGCGTGCCCGCCGACATCCGCGCCGAGGGCGGCGTGGCGCGCATGGCCGATCCGGCGAAGATCGAAGAGATCAAAGAGGCCGTCACGATCCCGGTTATGGCCAAGTGCCGCATCGGGCATTTTGCCGAGGCGCAGATTCTCGAGGCGCTCGAAGTGGATTTCATCGACGAGTCCGAAGTGCTGACTCCGGCGGATGAGAGCCATCACATTGCCAAAGATCAGTTCCGGATTCCGTTCGTCTGCGGCTGCCGCGATCTGGGAGAGGCCCTGCGCCGCATTGGCGAGGGCGCGGCGCTGCTGCGCACCAAGGGCGAAGCCGGCACCGGTAACATCGTCGAGGCGGTCCGTCACATGCGCGCGGTGCAGGACGGCATTCGTCGGCTGACTGTGCTCCCGAAAGAAGAACTCATGACCGAAGCGAAGAATCTGGGAGCACCCTATGATTTGGTCTGCTGGGTTGCCGAGCACGGGCGCATCCCGGTGCCCAACTTTGCCGCCGGCGGCATCGCCACGCCCGCGGATGCGTCGCTGATGATGCAGTTGGGGGCCGAGTCGGTCTTTGTCGGATCGGGCATCTTCAAGTCGTCCGATCCGTCGCCGCGCGCGCGCGCGATTGTCCTGGCGACGACGCATTACAACGATCCGATGCGGCTCGCCGAGGTCTCCAAACATCTGGGCGATCCGATGCGCGGAATCGAGATCGCATCGATTCCCGAAGAGCAGTTGTTGCAGGTACGGTGA
- the pdxT gene encoding pyridoxal 5'-phosphate synthase glutaminase subunit PdxT has translation MTSTTSNITISHASGGSPMRVAADRRVPTRLKVGLLALQGDFELHRNMVRGLGHAPTDVRTVAELDRIDALIMPGGESTTMRKLMAGEDWFGALRRFASQRPIFGTCAGLILLGHLQNGQPRETTLGLIDCDVTRNAYGRQYQSFRQVGEINLGFGARPLEMVLIRAPRITRVGKDVTVLGTLDREPTLVRQGSILAGTFHPELSGDDTVHRYFLTEMTERVSG, from the coding sequence ATGACATCCACCACTTCCAACATCACAATCTCCCACGCTTCGGGTGGATCGCCGATGCGCGTGGCGGCGGATCGTCGTGTGCCAACGCGCCTGAAGGTCGGTTTGCTGGCGCTGCAGGGCGACTTCGAACTTCATCGGAACATGGTTCGCGGACTTGGACACGCACCGACTGACGTAAGGACAGTTGCCGAGTTGGACCGCATCGATGCACTGATCATGCCCGGCGGTGAATCGACCACGATGCGCAAACTGATGGCCGGTGAAGATTGGTTCGGCGCGTTGCGGCGGTTTGCTTCGCAGCGTCCGATTTTCGGTACCTGCGCCGGGCTGATTCTGCTGGGGCACTTGCAGAATGGCCAGCCACGGGAGACAACGCTCGGATTGATCGACTGCGATGTCACGCGCAACGCTTACGGACGACAGTACCAATCGTTCCGACAAGTCGGCGAAATCAATCTTGGATTCGGTGCCCGGCCGCTGGAGATGGTGTTGATCCGCGCACCACGCATCACAAGGGTCGGTAAGGATGTCACGGTTCTGGGAACACTCGACCGTGAGCCGACATTGGTCAGGCAGGGGAGTATCCTGGCGGGGACATTCCACCCCGAACTCTCAGGAGACGATACCGTACACCGGTACTTTTTGACAGAGATGACAGAACGTGTGAGCGGGTAA
- the lipA gene encoding lipoyl synthase produces MSEQIGLLYNAPKPAWLRTKATFTPEYLRVKGALRSNQLHSVCEEANCPNIRECFSHGTATFMILGNICTRGCRFCDVIKGKPLGYDLDEPRRLAEGVAQLGLKQVVITSVNRDDLPDGGSWVYAETIRELRQRDPDVKIEVLIPDFDGIMENVDRVLDACPDVLNHNTETVPRLYSLVRPRAEVGRSLAILRRAASRTPAPIVKSGIMVGLGETRQELHHVMRMIVDTGCRILTVGQYLRPSEVHLPVIKYYEPDEYKELAHDGEAMGFAHVEAGPLVRSSYHAFDQVQKMEASLAATHAVA; encoded by the coding sequence GTGAGCGAACAGATCGGACTTCTCTACAACGCGCCCAAGCCCGCGTGGCTGCGCACGAAGGCGACCTTCACGCCGGAGTATCTGCGTGTCAAAGGCGCGCTGCGATCCAACCAGCTGCACTCAGTGTGCGAAGAGGCGAATTGCCCCAACATCCGCGAATGTTTTTCGCATGGCACCGCGACCTTCATGATCTTAGGCAACATCTGCACCCGCGGTTGCCGATTCTGCGATGTGATCAAGGGTAAACCCCTGGGATATGACCTCGACGAGCCGCGCCGATTGGCCGAGGGGGTCGCCCAGTTGGGACTCAAGCAGGTCGTGATCACCTCGGTTAATCGCGATGATCTGCCCGATGGCGGCTCTTGGGTGTACGCCGAGACAATTCGCGAACTGCGCCAACGCGATCCGGACGTCAAAATCGAAGTCTTGATCCCCGACTTCGACGGGATCATGGAGAATGTCGACCGCGTGCTCGATGCGTGTCCCGATGTGCTCAATCACAACACCGAGACCGTGCCGCGTCTGTACTCCTTGGTGCGTCCCCGCGCCGAAGTGGGCCGATCACTGGCCATTCTGCGTCGCGCCGCTTCGCGCACCCCCGCGCCCATCGTCAAATCGGGAATCATGGTCGGGTTGGGGGAGACCCGCCAAGAATTGCATCACGTCATGCGCATGATTGTCGACACCGGCTGCCGGATTCTCACTGTCGGACAGTACCTGCGGCCATCCGAAGTACACCTGCCGGTGATCAAATACTACGAGCCCGACGAATACAAAGAACTGGCGCATGACGGTGAGGCAATGGGGTTTGCACATGTTGAGGCGGGACCGCTGGTGCGCTCGTCGTATCATGCATTCGATCAGGTTCAGAAAATGGAAGCATCGTTGGCCGCAACGCATGCGGTGGCGTGA
- the ispG gene encoding flavodoxin-dependent (E)-4-hydroxy-3-methylbut-2-enyl-diphosphate synthase encodes MQIPVATIPTTPVEVRDSRPDERPWGVLPRSSTRCVTVGGVPVGGGAPVAVQSMCDTDTRDVAKTVAQIHDMEEAGCEIVRVAVPDKAAGEAIAKIRPQIGIPLVADIHFDWRLAILAAEKGADKLRINPGNIGGRQRIAEVVACAKDRVLPIRVGVNQGSIEKDLLDKYGGNNPDSLVESALRNVAILEEHGFQDIILSLKSSNPGEAIAAYRSVSQKCQYPLHLGVTEAGPEKTGTLKSAVAMGTLLAEGIGDTIRVSLTGSKTAEIEAAYGILQALGLRRRSPELVSCPSCGRIEIDLMSLVDEVQQTLKQLKTPLKVAVMGCVVNGPGEARDADWGIFGGKGVYLLTRKGELVERFTDREAAKKALTSALMESDANAQSTSVALTAVS; translated from the coding sequence ATGCAGATACCCGTCGCGACCATACCAACGACGCCCGTTGAAGTGAGAGACTCGCGTCCCGATGAGCGCCCCTGGGGCGTTTTGCCGCGTTCTTCGACGCGGTGCGTGACAGTCGGCGGTGTCCCTGTCGGCGGTGGCGCGCCGGTGGCGGTGCAGTCGATGTGCGACACCGATACGCGCGATGTCGCCAAAACAGTCGCGCAGATTCACGACATGGAAGAGGCGGGATGCGAGATCGTCCGTGTCGCGGTGCCCGACAAGGCCGCGGGCGAGGCGATCGCGAAGATTCGTCCGCAAATCGGCATCCCGCTGGTCGCCGACATTCACTTCGATTGGCGGCTGGCAATCCTCGCCGCCGAGAAGGGCGCCGACAAACTGCGCATCAACCCGGGCAACATCGGCGGCAGGCAGAGGATCGCCGAGGTCGTTGCCTGCGCGAAGGATCGGGTGCTGCCGATTCGCGTCGGCGTCAACCAGGGCTCCATCGAAAAGGACTTACTGGACAAATACGGCGGCAACAATCCCGATTCGCTCGTTGAATCGGCTCTGCGCAATGTCGCGATTCTTGAGGAGCACGGTTTTCAGGACATCATTCTGTCGCTGAAATCCTCCAATCCCGGCGAAGCGATCGCCGCCTACCGTTCGGTCTCGCAGAAGTGTCAGTATCCGCTCCATTTGGGGGTCACCGAAGCGGGTCCGGAGAAAACCGGCACGCTCAAATCGGCAGTCGCGATGGGCACGCTGTTGGCTGAGGGGATCGGCGATACGATTCGTGTCTCACTGACCGGCTCCAAAACCGCCGAGATCGAAGCGGCCTATGGCATCCTGCAAGCCCTGGGCTTGCGCCGTCGCAGTCCGGAATTGGTGTCGTGCCCGTCGTGCGGACGGATCGAAATTGATCTGATGTCGTTGGTCGATGAGGTTCAACAGACGTTGAAACAGTTGAAGACGCCGCTGAAAGTGGCCGTGATGGGGTGTGTCGTCAATGGCCCCGGCGAGGCGCGCGATGCCGACTGGGGCATTTTCGGCGGCAAGGGTGTATACCTGTTGACGCGCAAAGGGGAGTTGGTCGAACGATTCACCGACCGTGAGGCGGCCAAAAAGGCGCTGACGAGCGCCCTCATGGAATCCGACGCGAACGCACAGAGCACGTCCGTGGCATTGACCGCCGTTTCTTAG